In one window of Bos javanicus breed banteng chromosome 24, ARS-OSU_banteng_1.0, whole genome shotgun sequence DNA:
- the ZBTB14 gene encoding zinc finger and BTB domain-containing protein 14 produces MEFFISMSETIKYNDDDHKTLFLKTLNEQRLEGEFCDIAIVVEDVKFRAHRCVLAACSTYFKKLFKKLEVDSSSVIEIDFLRSDIFEEVLNYMYTAKISVKKEDVNLMMSSGQILGIRFLDKLCSQKRDVSSPDENNGQSKSKYCLKINRPIGDAADPQDDDVEEIGDQDDSPSDDTVEGTPPSQEDGKSPTTTLRVQEAILKELGSEEVRKVNCYGQEVESMETPESKDLGSQTPQALAFNDGMSEVKDEQTPGWTTAASDMKFEYLLYGHHREQIACQACGKTFSDEGRLRKHEKLHTADRPFVCEMCTKGFTTQAHLKEHLKIHTGYKPYSCEVCGKSFIRAPDLKKHERVHSNERPFACHMCDKAFKHKSHLKDHERRHRGEKPFVCGSCTKAFAKASDLKRHENNMHSERKQVTPSAMQSETEQLQAAAMAAEAEQQLETIACS; encoded by the exons ATG GAGTTTTTCATCAGTATGTCTGAAACCATTAAATATAATGACGATGATCATAAAACTCTGTTTCTGAAAACACTCAACGAGCAACGCTTGGAAGGAGAATTTTGCGACATCGCGATCGTGGTCGAGGATGTGAAGTTCCGAGCGCACAGGTGCGTTCTTGCTGCCTGCAGCACCTACTTTAAAAAGCTTTTCAAGAAACTGGAGGTAGATAGTTCCTCAGTAATAGAAATAGATTTCCTCCGTTCCGATATATTTGAAGAGGTCCTGAATTACATGTACACGGCAAAGATCTCCGTGAAAAAAGAAGATGTTAACTTAATGATGTCATCCGGTCAGATTCTCGGCATCCGGTTCCTGGATAAACTCTGCTCTCAGAAGCGGGACGTGTCCAGCCCGGACGAAAACAACGGTCAGTCGAAAAGCAAGTACTGCCTGAAGATCAACCGCCCCATTGGGGATGCTGCCGACCCTCAGGATGATGACGTGGAGGAAATCGGAGACCAGGACGACAGCCCCTCGGATGACACGGTAGAAGGCACCCCCCCGAGTCAGGAGGACGGGAAGTCGCCCACGACGACGCTCAGGGTGCAGGAGGCCATCCTGAAAGAGCTGGGCAGCGAGGAGGTACGGAAGGTCAACTGCTACGGCCAGGAGGTAGAGTCCATGGAGACCCCCGAGTCCAAGGACCTGGGGTCCCAGACCCCTCAGGCCTTAGCATTTAACGATGGGATGAGCGAAGTGAAGGATGAGCAGACCCCAGGCTGGACCACGGCGGCCAGCGACATGAAGTTCGAGTATCTGCTGTACGGGCACCACCGGGAGCAGATCGCCTGCCAGGCGTGCGGGAAGACGTTTTCAGACGAGGGTCGGCTGAGGAAGCACGAGAAGCTGCACACGGCCGACCGGCCCTTCGTGTGCGAGATGTGCACCAAGGGCTTCACTACGCAGGCCCATCTGAAGGAGCACCTGAAGATCCACACGGGCTACAAGCCCTACAGCTGCGAGGTGTGCGGCAAGTCGTTCATCCGCGCCCCGGACTTGAAGAAGCACGAGCGGGTGCACAGCAACGAGCGGCCCTTCGCCTGCCATATGTGCGACAAGGCCTTCAAGCACAAGTCCCACCTCAAGGACCACGAGCGCCGTCACCGCGGCGAGAAGCCCTTTGTGTGCGGCTCCTGCACCAAGGCCTTCGCCAAGGCGTCCGACCTGAAGCGGCACGAGAACAACATGCACAGCGAGCGCAAGCAGGTCACCCCTAGCGCCATGCAGAGCGAGACCGAGCAGCTGCAGGCGGCGGCCATGGCTGCGGAGGCCGAGCAGCAGCTGGAGACCATCGCCTGCAGCTAG